DNA from Streptomyces sp. Edi4:
GATGGCCGACCGGTGGGACGCGGCGGGCACGGCGTACGAACGCGCCGTCGCCGCGCACGCCGTGGCGCCGAACCCTTCCCTGCTGATGCACATGATGTGCGAGTTCGCGCGTCTGACCATGCTGTTCAAGGGGCCCGACGGTCTGGAGGCGGCGCTGGGGCACCTTGCGCGGGCCGACGCGGTCGCGAGCGAGGTCGCGGACGGCGCCGACGGCTTCGTCCCCTGGTACGAGCGGGGCGCTGTGCACTACCGCCGCGCCCGCGTCCTGGCGGAGGCCGAGTCCTTCGCCCAGGCGCTGGCCGAGGCGGAGACCGCCGCGGCGCTCTACGAGCGGGGCGGAGAGCACGGTGAGGCGCCGCGCGCCGAGGCCCAGCGGATGGCCGCCCTGATCGAGGGCAACGGCCTGGGCCGCTTCCCCGCGGCCATCGCCCGGCTCGGCGAGGCGGCGGCGCGCGCCCGCGAGGCGGACCTGCCCGAGGCCGTCCAGATCCTGGAGGCGCTGCGGCAGGAGTACCGACGACGCGAGAGCTGAGCACCGGGCTCCGCCGAGGTGGTCCGGCGGAGCCCAGGTCCGCTGGTCCGGGCCACCAGGTAGCGTGGGCCCATGGACGAGGTCGGCAGCACAAGTCCGGGGCCCTCTGCCCGAGATCGCGGCTTCCCCCTGTTCCACGCGGAGCGCTGCGGCGGGATCGGGGAGCTGGATCGCCGGCTGGTCGGATGCCGGGCGTGTCCTCGGCTGGTGGCCTGGCGCGAGACGGTGGCCGCGACGAAACGAGCCGGCTTCAAGGACTGGGAGTACTGGGGCAGGCCGGTGCCGGGGTTCGGTCCGCAGGACGCACCGCTGGCGGTGGTCGGGCTCGCTCCGGCCGCGCACGGCGCCAACCGGACGGGCCGGATGTTCACCGGCGACGCCTCGGGCGACTTCCTCTTCGCCGCCCTGCACGCCGTGGGTCTCGCCTCACAGCCCACCGCCACCACCGCCGACGACGGCCTCGAACTGTACGGGGTGCGGATCACCTCCCCCGTCCACTGCGCCCCTCCCGCGAACAAGCCGACGCCGCAGGAGCGGGACACGTGCCGGCCGTGGCTCGCGGCCGAGATCTCGCTGCTGCGCCCGCGTGCGATCGTCGTACTCGGAGCCTTCGGCTGGCAGACGCTGCTGCCGGTCCTCGCCGAGGCGGGGTGGCGACTGCCGCGCCCCCGGCCCCGGTTCGCGCACGGCACCGTGGTGACGCTGCGCCGCGCGGAGCCGGACGCGGCGCGGCCGGCGGGAGCGGACGCGAGTGGTCGCGACGACCGCGCCGGGAACGAGGAACTGAAGGTGATCGGCTGCTACCACCCCAGCCAGCGCAACACCTTCACGGGCCGTTTGACCTCGCCCATGCTCATCACCCTGCTCCATCAGGCCGCGGACCTCGCGGGTCTGCCCGCCGGCCCGCCCGGCGCCGTGCCGGACCCGCCGAAGACCCGACGGTGAAACGGTGTTGGGCGCGGGCGGGCTGACGGCACGGCACCACGCGGCCGGGTGCCACCCGGCCACCCACCGCTCCGGGCACACCGCGTAGGCTCGGAGCCATGGTTGAGCATCGGATGATCGACGTGAACGGGATCCGGCTGCACATCGCCGAGGAGGGCGAGGGCCCCCTGGTGGTGCTTCTGCACGGGTTCCCCGAGTCCTGGCACTCCTGGCGCCACCAGTTCGGCCCGCTGGCCGCCGCCGGCTTCCGGGTGGTCGCCCCCGACCAGCGGGGGTACGGCCGCAGTGACCATCCCACCGACGTGGCGGCGTACAGCATCCTGCATCTGGTCGGCGACGTCGTCGCTCTGGTCCGGGCGCTGGGCGAGGAGAAGGCGTACGTCGTCGGGCACGACTGGGGCGCGCCGGTCGCCTGGCACACCGCGCTGCTGCGGCCGGATCTGGTGCTCGGGGTGGCCGGTCTGAGCGTGCCGCCACCGGTCCGGGGCCCCCACCCGCCGCTGGCGGCCATGGAGAAGGCGTTCGGCGGGCGCTTCTACTGGAACTACTTCGACCGGCCCGGTGTCGCCGACGCCGAGTTCGCACGGGACCCGCGCACGACGCTGCGGAAGTTCTTCTACGCGGCGTCCGGCGACAGGCCCGGGGAGATCGTCCAGCCTCTGGTCGACCCGGCACGGGGCTGGCTCGCCGCCCTCGAAGACCCCGAGGAGCTGCCGGGCTGGTTTACCGAGGGCGATCTCGATGTGCTCACGGAGAGCTTTTCTCGGGGCTTCACCGGCGGCCTCAACTGGTACCGCAACATGGACCGCAACTGGGAGCTGACCGCGCCCTGGCAGGACGCCGTCATCACCCCGCCCGCCCTGTACGTGTACGGCGAGCGCGACCTCGTTCCCGCGTTCCCCGGCACCCCGGAATTCATCGCGAGCCTGCCCGAGCGCATGCCCAGCCTGCACCGCGAGCCCGTGGAGCTGCCGGGCTGCGGGCACTGGACCCAGCAGGAGCGCCCGGACGAGGTCAACGCCGCGCTCGTCGAATTCCTCAGGGCGTACTCCTGACCGGGGCGGCGCCTCAGCTGAGGACGGCCGTCGGAGCAGGCGGGCACCCGTGGCGCCCAACAGGGCGCCGCTGTCCGCGCGTTGGGCCGTGATGAGCCACGGAGTGCGCCGCGCGGCGGGCACGCGGTGGGCACGCGGCCACGGTCGCGCGGATGGATGGCGACGATGGTGACGATGGCGATGGCAATGAACTGACGGTGCATCAGGTTCGGGGCAGCTTGCTTCTGACTGGTCGTCAGCAGCCCCTCAACCGTGGGGTTGGCCGTCCGCGTCTTCGAACGCGCCCGGCCGCACGGGCCGGAGTGCCCGGCCCGTCGGCGGCCAGCGGCCGCCACCACGACGCGTGATCCCGGTACCAGGCCACCGTGGCGGCCAGCGCCTCCTCGAAGTCCCGGTGGGGGCGGTAGCCCAGTTCGGCGCTGATCTTGCCGTGGTCCACCGCGTAACGGCGGTCGTGGCCCGGGCGGTCCTGGACGTGCGTGATGCGATCGGCGTCCGCGCCGCACAGGCGGACCAGACGGCCGACGAGGTCCCGGTTGGTCAGCGAGGTCCCGCCCCCGATGTTGTAGATCTCGCCGGGCCGCCCCGCCGTCCGCACCAGCTCGACCGCCCGGACGTGGTCGTCCACGTGCAGCCAGTCGCGCACCTGGCTCCCGTCACCGTACAGCGGCAGGCGCGCGCCGGTCAGGAGCGCGGTCACGAAGCGCGGGACGGCCTTCTCCGGATGCTGGAAGGGGCCGAAGTTGTTGGAGCACCGGGTGACCCGCACGTCCAGACCGTGGGTGTGGTGCTGGGCCAGCGCCATGAGATCGGCCGCGGCCTTCGAGGCTGCGTACGGGGAACTCGGCCTGAGCGGGTCCTGCTCGCGTGCGGCGCCCTGGGGCAGTGAGCCGTAGACCTCGTCGGTGGAGATGTGGACGAACCGGCGCACCCCGTGGCGCAGCGCGGCGTCCAGCAGGAGCTGTGTGCCCAGCACATTGGTGCGGGTGAAGTCCGAGGCGTCCTCGATGGAGCGGTCCACGTGTGATTCCGCCGCGAAGTGGACGATGTCGTCGTGCCCGGCCGCGAGGCGGCGCACGGCGGGGGCGTCACAGATGTCACCGCGCACGAAGGCGAACCGGGGGTGGCCCGCGAACTGGTCGAGGCGGGCGAGGCTGCCCGCGTAGGTGAGTTTGTCCAGGACGGTGACCGTGACGCCGGGCGGGCCCGAGGGGCCGAGGAGCGCGCGGACGTAGGCGGAGCCGATGAAGCCGGCCCCGCCGGTGACGAGGATGCGAGAAGTCATGAGGTGAGCTGTACCTTGCTGTGGTCGCCGATGACGAGTCGATGGGCCCCCGGCAGGCGGGGCGCGGCGGTGACGACGGCCTCGCGGCCGATGAGCGAGCCCTCGATGCGCGCGGCGCCCTCCACGCACGCGCCCCGCAGGAGGACCGAGAACGCGATCGCGCTGTCCTCGATCCGGCAGTCCTCGCCGACGGCGGTGTAGGGGCCGACGCTGGCGTTGCTGATGACGGCGCCCGCGCCGACGACCACGGGGCCGACGATCCGCGAGCCCCGCACCACGGCGCCCTCCTCGATCCGCACCCGGCCGACCAGGACGCTGCGGGGATCCACCTTGCCCTCCACGCTCCCCTCCATCCGGTCCAGGACGTGCCGGTTCGCCTCCAGCAGGTCTTCCACGCTGCCGGTGTCGCGCCACGGCCGGGTGGTCGTCTCCCCCCGCACGGTGAGCCCTTGGTCGATCATCCACTGCACCGCGTGGGTGATCTCCAGCTCGCCGCGCCCGGACGGGCGGATGGCGCGTACCGCTTCGTGCACCACCGGCGTGAAGGCGTAGACGCCGATCAGGGCGAGGTCGCTGCGGGGCCGGTCGGGTTTCTCCTCCAGCCCGCGCACCCGGCCCCCGGCGTCGAGCTCCGCGACACCGAAGGCGGTGGGGTCCGCCACCGGGGTGAGCAACAGCCGGGCGGCGTCCGCGCCCTGATCGGCGCGCCGGACGAAGGACGTCACGCCGTCGGGCAGGTAGGTGTCACCGAGGTACAGCAGGAAGTCGTCGTCGGCCAGAAAGTCGCGTGCGATGAGCACGGCGTGGGCCAGGCCGAGGGGCTTGGCCTGGCGCAGGTGGGTGACGCCGAGACCGAAGGCGCTGCCGTCCCCGACCGACCGCCGCAGGTCGTCGGCGTGCGAGCCGACCACCATCCCCACTTCGTCGATGCCGGCGTCGGCGATCGCCCGCAGCGCGTAGTGGATCACCGGTCTGTTGGCCAGGGGGAGCAGCTGTTTGGCGCGGGTGTGGGTGAACGGCCGGAGTCTGCTGCCGGTGCCGCCCGCCAGGACCAGGGCTTTCACGCCGGCCGCCGCTGTCGTGCGGGAAAGGACTGAGGTCTCACGGATCTCTCCTCGAACGGAAGTCGCGGTGTCACCGGTTGGACTGCTCTCGACTCAAGCAGAGGCGGCGCCACGAACGCAAGCGCAGTCTGAAACTTTCAGCAAGTCCTTGCAGAGCGTGGCCGGTTGATGTTTGACTCGGTCCGGCGCCGCACAACGGCGGCCCGTGCCACGGCAGTTCGCACCGAGCGTGGGGAGCAGCAGTGACAGGACGCCACCAGCTCGAACGGCTGGAGCGTGAGGCCCGGCACTTGGCGCCGGGCGCCTCGCAGGAAGCGGCGGCGGGGCAACGGGTCTTCGCCGAGGGGGACGGCCCGGTCCTGACCGATCTCGACGGAAACCAGTACCTGGACTTCGCCGCGGGCACCTTGACCCAGTCGCTGGGGCACGGGCACCCCGAGGTCGTCGAGGCGCTGATCGCACAGGCCCGGCGCCTGTGGAACGTGCACGACAGCGCCACGCCCGACCGCGCGGCCCTGCTCGAACTGCTGGCCCGGCTGCTGCCCGGACACCTGGACACCTACGCCCTGTTCTCCACCGGCGCGGAGGTGATCGAGGCCGCGCTGCGGGTGGTGCTGGCGGGCGCCGAACCGGGCCGCAACCGGATCGGGGCGATGCGCGGCGGCTTCCACGGCAAGACCATGGGGGCGCGGATGCTGGTCCACTGGGACGTCGGCCACCAGGCCTTCGCGGGCAACTCCGTCCTGGGGTACTCGCCCTACTGCTACCGATGTCCACTGGAGCTCACCCGGCCCACCTGCCAGCTGCGCTGCGCCTCACTCGTGCGCAGGCACATCGCCGGCAAACCGAATGTCTCGGCGCTCGTCTTCGAGCCCGTGCTCGGGGCCGGCGGCGTCATCGTGCCGCCCCCGGGCTACTGGGAGCAGATCGCCGACGCCTGCCGGGCGAACGGAGTGCTCCTGGTCGCCGACGAGGTGCTGACCGGCGGCGGCCGCACGGGGACGTTCCTGGCGTGCGAGCAGTTCGGTGTCGAGCCCGATCTGGTTGCCCTGGCCAAGGGCCTGGCCAGCGGTTTTCCCTTCGCCGTCCTGGCGGGGCGGGCGGATGTGATGCGTCACCCCGCGGCCTCGGAGCCCGGCGCCCACGCGTCGACGTTCGCGGGCAACCCGCTGGGGATCGCGGCGGCCCGCGCGACATTGGGGGTCATCGAGCGCGACCGGCTCCTCGAACGCGTCCGCGCGCTCGGCGAGCGGCTCGGCGACCGGCTGTCCGCGCTCGCCGCCCGGTTCGACCACCTCGGTGACGTACGCGGCGTCGGACTGCTGTACGGACTGGAGTTCGTGACGGACCGTCAAAGCCGTTCGCCAGCGCCGGACATCGCACGAGCCGTGTACACCACTGCCCTGGACCTCGGACTCAGAGTGGCCCTGGGCGGCCACATCCTGCGCATCGCCCCGCCGTTCACCCTCGACGAGGCACTGCTCGACGAAGGCCTGGGCCTCCTGGAGCGGGCCCTTGAGCGGGTGCTGCTGTGATCGTCGCGGAGAACCTGGTCAAGGAGTTCCGGCTCACCGAACGCAAACCGGGCCTGGCCGGGAGTCTGTCCACCCTGTTCACCCGCGAGCACCGGATCGTCCGGGCGGTCGACGACGTTTCCTTCACGATCCCGGCGGCATCGAAGACGGCGTACATCGGCGCCAACGGGGCGGGCAAGTCCACCACCATCAAGATGCTCACCGGCATCATGACGCCCACCCGGGGGCGCTGCCTGGTCAACGGCATCGAGCCCTACCGGCACCGGCAGGCCAACGCGCGCGGCATCGGGGTCGTGTTCGGTCAGCGCAGCCAGCTGTGGTGGGACCTGTCGGTACCGGACTCCTTCCGCATCCTGCGGCGGATCTACGACGTGCCCGATCCCGTCTACCGGCGCAACCTCGCCCTGTACCGGGAGCTCCTGGACATCGACGCCCTCGGCACCACGCCGGTGCGGCAGTTGAGTCTGGGCCAGCGGATGCGGGCCGAGATCGCGGCGAGCCTGCTGCACGATCCGGCGGTCGTCTTCTGGGACGAGCCGACCATCGGCCTCGACATGCTGCTCAAGGACGCGGTGCGGCGCCTGGTCAACCATGTCCACCGCGAGCTCGGCACGACCGTCGTCCTCACCAGCCACGACATCGCGGACATCGCCGCGATCTGCGACAGCGCCCTGGTCGTGGACCGGGGCCGGGTGGTGCACCAGGGAAGCATCAGGGACCTGCTGCGCAGCGCCGGGCGGCGCTCCGTCGTCTTCGACCACCGGGGCGCCGCGGACCGGGCCGAGACCTGCGCCCGGATCGAGCGGGGACTTCCCGGAGCGGACGCCTCGCGCACCGAGGACGGCCGGATCAGGGTCGACTATCCGGCCGACCGGTTCACCTCGCGACAGGTCCTGGCCTTCCTGCTCGAACGCTTCGACCTCACCGACTGCTTCGCACCCGAACCGGATCTGGAGGACGTGCTGCGGCGGATCTACGCCGGCCACGGCGAACCGCTCACGGCCGGGGCCGAGCCGGGCCGAAGGGGCGCGGCATGAACGACCTCACCGTGCCCGGGCGGGCGGCCTCGGCGCGCCGCGCACCGGCGGCGCGCTGGCGGGCCTACCTGCCCTTCGCCACCGGGGGCCTGCAATCCCTGCTCCAGTACCGGTCGACCTTCGTGACCACCGGCGTCACGGCGGCGGCAGGCGCGGCGGTGACCGTCTTTCTGTGGCGGGCCGTGTACGCGGGCTCACCGCCCGGCGGCGGCCCCGGCGGCTTCACCCGCGAGGGCATCACCACCTACCTGCTGATGGCGCAGGTGCTGCACATCCTGCACGCCAACCGGGTGGACGACGAGGTCGCGGCGGAGGTCTACCGGGGTGACGTCGCCGTCATGCTGGTGCGTCCCGTCAGCTATCCGGTGGTGCGGCTCTTCTCGTGTCTGCCGGTCGTCGCGGCCAACGCCGCCCTGGTCGGCGTCCCCGTCCTCGCGCTCTTCGCCGTGCTCGTACCGCTGACGCCACCACAACCCGTGGACGCCCTCCTGTTCCTGGTGTCCACGCTCTTCTCCCTCCTGCTCGCCTTCCTGGTGAATCTGCTGACCGGCATGACGGGGTTCGTCACCACCAACACCTGGGGGGTGCGGATGGTGAAGCAGAGCGTGGTCGCCTTCTTCGCGGGGCAGCTGGTGCCTCTCGCCCTGATGCCACGGCCGCTGGCGCGCGTGGCGTCCGCGCTGCCGTTCCAGGGCATGGTGGACGGGCCCCTCACCCTGCTGCTCGGCCGTTACGAGGGGGTGGCGGGCGCCGCCGACGTGCTGGCCCGGCAGATCGGCTGGGTGGCCGGGCTCGGCGTGCTGAGCGCCGTGCTGTGGCGGGCCGCCCTGAACCGTCTGGAGGTGCTGGGGGGATGACGCGCACGTTCCGGCGCCATCTGCGGCTCGCCTTCTTCCTCGGCGGGGTCGGCCTGCACCGCCTGAGCGCCTACCGCGTGGACTTCGCCCTGGGGGCGGGGGCGTTCCTGGTGCGCGTGGGACTCCAGACGGCGGTGGTGGGGCTCGTCTTCCGGCAGGTGCCCGCCGTGGGCGGCTGGACCTATCACGAGGTGCTGTTCCTGCTGGGGTTCTCGCTGCTGCCGCGCGGCCTCGACCACCTGTTCACCGACCAGCTGTGGGAGCTCGGCCGCAAGCTGGTCCAGCGCGGCGAGTTCCACCGCTATCTGATCCGTCCCGTGAACCCGCTGTTCTCGCTCCTTTCGGAGCGCTTCTTCCACCCGGACGGACTGGGTGAACTGGCCGTCGGGGCGGTTCTGGTGGGCTGGTCGGGCGATGAACTGGGCCTGCGGCTCACCCCCCTGCAATGGGCCCTCGCTCCCCTCCTGGTGGTGTGCGGCGCGCTGATCCACACCTCGGTGAAGCTGCTGTTCGCCTCCCTGTCCTTCTGGACCGTCACCAGCCTGCCCTCGATGTACGCGGCGAGTCAGGTGTCGGAGTTCGCCGCCTACCCGCTGGACATCTACCACCCTTCGCTGCGCGTCCTGCTGACGTGGGTGCTGCCCTTCGCCTTCACCTCCTACGTGCCGTGTGTCTACCTGCTGACCGGCGCCGCCGGGCTCGTGGTGTGGCTGCCACTGGTGACGGGCGGCGCCCTCGCCCTCGCCCTCGGAGTATGGCGCCGCGGCATCGACACCTATGAGATGACCGGGAGTTGACGACATACGTGATCCGCGACGAACATCTCGAACCGCTGCTGCGCACCGCGCCGTGGCTGCCGGGCGCCCTGCGCGCCGCCCAGCACTACACCGTGGTCGACCAGGCCGCGCTCGGGCCCGGCGAGACGCTGCTCGTGGTGGCCGCGCACGGCGGGCGGGCCACGGGCGAGCGGGTCTTCGTCCCCGTGCGCACCACGGCGTCGGGAGACCTGGTGAGCGGCGCCCACGGCGTGGACGCACCCGGGCCCGAAGCCGTACGCCACCTGCTCACCGGCCGACGGCTGCGCACCGAGCGCGGCGGGCACCTGCACTTCCGCCGGGCCGCCGCCGCGCCGACGGGTGACATCGAGGCGCTGCCCTTCGACCAGGGCTGGTCCTCCAACTCCCTTGCCCGGGTGGGGATCGGCGGCGCCCCGTACATGTACAAGACGTACCGGCAGCTGGGCGCGGCGCCCCATGAGCCCGAGGTGCTGCGCCTGATGAGCGGCAGCGGGCACACGCCCCACTGGGCGGGTGACTGCTCGTACACGGAGCCCTCCGGCGCCCGCCGGTACCCGTGGGCCGTGCTTTACCGCCACGCCGCGGGCCACGGCATCGACAGACCCCTGCGGGAGAACCTGCGCTCGCTGTGGCCCCGGCTCACCGGCCACGCGGAGCCGGACCGGCTCGTACGCGCCCATCTGCGGCCGCTGGCAGGGAAGTTGCGCGAGACGGGCGTCTTCCTCGGGGCGTTCCACCGGGACCTGGCGGCCCGCCTCGGGGACCCCGCCACCGGCTACCCCGTGCACGACGCCCTGGCCGACGTGTCGCAGCGCCTTCGGACGCCGGCCGACTTCGACACGCAAGTCCCCCACGCCGCCCAGCGCGCGGCCCTGGAAGCCCTGCGGAACGAACTCTGCCTGCTTGAGCGCGAGTTCGAGGGTCGACGGACGGCTGCCGGGGCCGGGCCCTGCCACGGCGACCTGCATCTGTCCCATCTGCTGTGCGCCGATGAACCCGGCGGCGGCTGGCGCATGCGGGTCATCGACCTGTCCACACCCGCCCTGCCCGCCGACGGCGCCGCCTACGCCGCGCAGTCGCCCGCGCAGGACCTGGTGGCCGTGCGGCGCGCCCTGGAGTACTTCGCGGCCGACGAGGCCGCCTTCGAGAGCGCGCGCCGTCTCGGCGTCGAGGCGACCCTCACGATGAACGGCTCACTCGACGGCGCGCCCGGCCTGCCGCCCGCGCGGCGGCGGGTACTGGAACGCGTCTTCGAGACCGCCGACGTGTGGCGTGAGCACGTGCTGCGCCTGCTGCTGGGACCGCCCCACGACACTCCGCTGCGCCGACTGCTCTACCTGCGCCGACTGCTGCACGAACTGGCCTACAACCACGACCACGCCCGCCCCTACCACGCCGCGATCGACCTGCGCCACGCGCTCGCGCTCGCCCGCCGCGACCCGACCACTCCCGCGAGGACATGACCGCCGTGAACGTGCCCACGATGCACATCATCGAGACGTACTTCGAGTGCTGCGGCTTCGACCACACCTTCCTTCAGGGTGGCACGTCCGTATACCTGTGGAACCTCTCCAAGGCCTTCGCCGCCCGGGGCCACACCGTCTCCGTCGTCACCCCCGCGCACGGCAGACTCGACGACCTGCGCCGGCGTCACGACGTGGAGGACCTGCCCTATGAGGACGTCCACACGGTGCCGCTGGTCCTCGACCCCCGGGTGTGGGGCGGCTTCCCCGAGCGGGTGGACCTGACGCTGCGCACCACCGCCCACCGCATCCGTCTGGAGGGCGTGGACCTGTACTTCCTGTCCGACGAATATCTGGATCTGCTGCCCGACACCTTCTACCCGCCGTACTCGGCCAAGGGCCACGACCTGGTGTTCTTCAAGCCCCTTGTGTTCCAGGTGGACAGCGTGCGGTTTCTGCGTGGCTGGTTCGGCGACGAGAAGGCCGTCGTCCACGCGCACGAGCCGTACTACCACCACCTGCTGCCGGCCGCCCTGCGCGACGACCCGACGAAAGTGGTCGTCAGCAATGTGCAGAGCAACATGCCGATCGCCAAGAAGGTGTACGCGCCCGAGGTGCGAGCCCTGCTCGACCTGCTCGGCGCACCCCTCGCGCTGCCCGGCCCGGAGCCCGAACCCGATGTACCGACGGCGATCGTGGGCTACCAGCAGCTGACCCACCTGCACTACACCTATCCCGACGACTATGTGGCGATCTACGAACTGACCGCCGAGCACGCCGACTTGATCGACTTCCTCTCCCCGGGTCAGCTGGACTTCTACGCGGGCTTTCGCGACACCCCCTTCGAGACGCTGTTTCGCCGGCTGCCGATCGCCGGTGTGGTGCGCCGCAACGCCCACAAGATGTTCGTCGGCGGCTGCGCCATCTCCGACCAGTGGCTCGCCTGGGACCCGGCCGGGGTGGACCGGGCCGAGGTGCTCGGCGGCCTCGGTCTCGATCCCTGCCTGCCGACGTTCTTCCACAACGCCCGCCACGCCGTCCAGCACAAGGGCCAGATCGAGTTGATGCGGGCGGTGGACCGGGTCCTGAGCGAGGGGCTGCGGGCCAACTTCGTGATCCGCTGCATCCGCGGCGACGGCATCGACGACCCGTTCTTCCACGAGATCGCGGCGCGGCACCCCGGCCGGCTGCACTTCGAGTGGGAACGCGTGGCCGAGGCCCGCGTCTTCTGTCTCGCGGCGGCCTCGGACTTCGCGCTCTTCCCCTCCAAGTTCGAGATGGACACCTTCCTCATCGCCCAGGGCGAGGCCATGGCGGCGGGTGCGGTGCCGATCGCGACGGACCAGCGCGGCATGGAGCACTTCCGGCACGCCGAAGGCCCCGAGACCACCACGGGCTTCGCGGTGAACCGGTCCTTCGCGGAGGACGACGCCCTGCTCACCTCCGCGCTCGCCGACCGGATCCGGCAGGCGGCGGCCCTGTGGACCGAGGATCCCGGCCGTCACCGGGAGCTGTCGCGGCGGGCGGCGGCCGTCGCCCGGGCCTTCACCTGGGAGCGCTGCGCCGATCTGCACCTGGCGGCGTTCACCCCGCTCTGGGAGGGCCGCCCGGCCGTGCTTGACCCCCAACTCGCGCTGCGACACGGATGGTTCGACCTGCTGGACGACGACGCGATCACCCCCGGCGCGGCCATCGAGCACGGCGACATCAAGGCCTACGAGCGCCACGCCCCGTTCGACGCCGAAGCCGCCGCTCAGATGTTCCGCGCCGCGTGGCGGCGGGCCGACTTCGCCACCTGCGAGCGGGTCCTCGCCCGCCACCCCGGCGCGGTTCCGGGGCCGGAGGCCGCCCGTCTGCACGATCGCGTCCGCGCGCTGCCCGGCCACCGCGTGGAGTACCGCCTCACGCACGCCGAGCGGGTCGACGTCGTACGGGCGCCACGCGGCAAGGTCCGGGCCCTGCCCGCCGTGCGCCCCCTGGAACGCACCGGTCCTGGCGTCTTCACGGGACCGGCCCCCGAGGCCGACGAGTGGCTGCTGCTCACTCTGTCCAGCGGCCGGGTGACCTGGGACGAGGTCCGTCATGACTGATCTGCGCGCCGTCCGCGCGGTGCTGCTCGCGGGCGGCGAGGGACGTCGCATGGGGCCCCTCGGCACGGGCCGGCTCAAGCCGCTCGTTCCCTACGGCGGCACCTGCCGTCTGATCGAC
Protein-coding regions in this window:
- a CDS encoding glycogen/starch synthase, with protein sequence MTAVNVPTMHIIETYFECCGFDHTFLQGGTSVYLWNLSKAFAARGHTVSVVTPAHGRLDDLRRRHDVEDLPYEDVHTVPLVLDPRVWGGFPERVDLTLRTTAHRIRLEGVDLYFLSDEYLDLLPDTFYPPYSAKGHDLVFFKPLVFQVDSVRFLRGWFGDEKAVVHAHEPYYHHLLPAALRDDPTKVVVSNVQSNMPIAKKVYAPEVRALLDLLGAPLALPGPEPEPDVPTAIVGYQQLTHLHYTYPDDYVAIYELTAEHADLIDFLSPGQLDFYAGFRDTPFETLFRRLPIAGVVRRNAHKMFVGGCAISDQWLAWDPAGVDRAEVLGGLGLDPCLPTFFHNARHAVQHKGQIELMRAVDRVLSEGLRANFVIRCIRGDGIDDPFFHEIAARHPGRLHFEWERVAEARVFCLAAASDFALFPSKFEMDTFLIAQGEAMAAGAVPIATDQRGMEHFRHAEGPETTTGFAVNRSFAEDDALLTSALADRIRQAAALWTEDPGRHRELSRRAAAVARAFTWERCADLHLAAFTPLWEGRPAVLDPQLALRHGWFDLLDDDAITPGAAIEHGDIKAYERHAPFDAEAAAQMFRAAWRRADFATCERVLARHPGAVPGPEAARLHDRVRALPGHRVEYRLTHAERVDVVRAPRGKVRALPAVRPLERTGPGVFTGPAPEADEWLLLTLSSGRVTWDEVRHD